A single region of the Triticum dicoccoides isolate Atlit2015 ecotype Zavitan chromosome 2B, WEW_v2.0, whole genome shotgun sequence genome encodes:
- the LOC119366319 gene encoding uncharacterized protein At2g24330-like codes for MADGDSAAAYASPRSPLPPETPSTQKRRQRGLVSRVWKGIFGRREDVEKLLQALSKEEEALRSRVHRRARASRASAHNVLALASALEIAAVGYAIMTTRSPDIPWQMRAARVLPMFLVPALAALIYSAITSIAKFLDNRDQHTLEKLRAERQAKIDELKERTNYYTTQQLIQRYDLDPAAKAAAASVLASKLGADSGLRVFFGDESNVDGSKSNDQHGQTSGLRQRKPAHSGHGSGPTHPSEPSDGSSIYDGNESPTANRTVEHFRGHAGNDGGWLARVAALLVGEDPTQCFALICGNCHMHNGLARKEDFAFVTYYCPHCNALNGPRQHEDGESVQAGASLADSGVSSPVGRSLPTVEEQPAESPAASNSTVAEKPQAESSAATNSSSPTVEKAGSDQPAG; via the exons ATGGCTGACGGGGACTCGGCGGCGGCCTACGCGTCGCCGCGGTCGCCGCTGCCCCCGGAGACGCCGTCCACGCAGAAGCGGCGGCAGCGCGGCCTCGTCTCGCGGGTCTGGAAGGGCATCTTCGGCCGCCGCGAGGACGTCGAGAAGCTGCTGCAAGCGCTCtccaaggaggaggaggccctcCGCTCCCGCGTCCACCGTCGCGCCCGCGCCTCCCGCGCCTCCGCCCACAACGTCCTCGCCCTCGCCTCCGCCCTCGAg ATCGCGGCTGTTGGATATGCGATTATGACTACCAGATCCCCAGACATCCCCTGGCAGATGAGGGCAGCCCGGGTGCTGCCCATGTTCTTGGTTCCTGCTTTAGCTGCTCTCATCTACTCAGCTATTACAAGCATTGCGAAATTCC TTGATAATAGAGATCAACATACTCTTGAAAAGCTTCGTGCTGAAAGGCAGGCCAAGATTGatgagttgaaagaaagaacaaacTACTACACTACCCAGCAACTTATACAG AGATATGATCTTGACCCTGCTGCAAAGGCAGCTGCAGCAAGTGTTTTGGCATCTAAGCTGGGTGCGGATTCTGGATTGAGAGTCTTTTTTGGAGATGAGTCGAACGTGGATGGAAGTAAAAGTAATGATCAGCACGGACAGACTTCTGGTCTGAGGCAAAGAAAACCGGCCCACTCAGGCCATGGCTCTGGACCGACCCATCCCTCTGAGCCATCAGACGGCTCGAGTATATATGACGGTAACGAAAGCCCCACTGCAAATCGGACTGTTGAGCACTTCAGAGGCCATGCTGGCAATGATGGCGGATGGCTCGCACGAGTGGCCGCTCTGCTTGTAGGGGAGGATCCAACACAATGCTTTGCGCTGATATGTGGCAACTGCCATATGCATAATG GTCTTGCAAGGAAAGAGGACTTTGCGTTCGTTACGTACTACTGTCCTCACTGCAATGCTCTCAACGGACCGCGGCAACACGAGGACGGTGAAAGCGTCCAAGCCGGCGCCAGCCTTGCGGACTCGGGCGTCAGCAGTCCTGTCGGGAGGAGCTTGCCGACCGTCGAAGAACAGCCTGCAGAAAGTCCTGCTGCGAGTAACTCAACGGTCGCTGAAAAACCTCAGGCGGAGAGTTCTGCTGCTACAAATAGCTCATCACCAACTGTGGAGAAGGCAGGCAGCGATCAGCCTGCCGGCTGA